A single region of the Nocardioides ochotonae genome encodes:
- the proB gene encoding glutamate 5-kinase, protein MSTAAAAGGRRTPVTQARRIVVKVGSSSLTRHGGGIDDARLGALVDVLAAARSRGIEVVLVSSGAIAAGLEPLGLTKRPRALALQQAAASVGQGLLVHRYTEGLRRHGLTAGQVLLTVDDVVRRAQYRNAYQTLAKLLELGVLPIVNENDTVATSEIRFGDNDRLAALVAHLVQADLLVLLSDVDGLYTAKPGEPGARLIEEVRTGSDLDGVEIGSVGSAVGTGGMVTKVEAARIATGAGIPVVLTSADQASRALDGDVVGTLFHATGRRRSIRQLWLRHAAEGKGTLTLDDGAVRAVRERGASLLAAGVTGVSGRFLAGDPVDLLDPSGLRVARGLVNFDADEVPSLLGRSSEDLRRDHGAGYDRALVHRDDLVVLERPRR, encoded by the coding sequence GTGAGCACGGCCGCGGCGGCGGGCGGGCGGCGTACGCCGGTCACCCAGGCACGACGGATCGTCGTGAAGGTGGGCTCGTCGTCGCTGACGCGGCACGGCGGGGGCATCGACGACGCGCGCCTCGGCGCGCTGGTCGACGTCCTGGCCGCCGCCCGCAGCCGCGGCATCGAGGTCGTGCTGGTCTCCTCCGGTGCGATCGCCGCGGGCCTGGAGCCGCTCGGACTGACCAAGCGGCCGCGGGCGCTCGCGCTGCAGCAGGCCGCGGCCTCGGTCGGTCAAGGGCTGCTGGTGCACCGCTACACCGAGGGCCTGCGCCGCCACGGCCTGACCGCCGGGCAGGTGCTGCTCACCGTCGACGACGTCGTACGCCGCGCGCAGTACCGCAACGCCTACCAGACGCTGGCCAAGCTGCTCGAGCTCGGCGTGCTGCCGATCGTCAACGAGAACGACACGGTGGCGACCAGCGAGATCCGCTTCGGCGACAACGACCGGCTCGCCGCCCTGGTCGCCCACCTCGTGCAGGCCGACCTGCTGGTGCTGCTCTCCGACGTGGACGGGCTCTACACCGCCAAGCCGGGCGAGCCCGGTGCGCGGCTGATCGAGGAGGTGCGCACGGGCAGCGACCTGGACGGCGTCGAGATCGGCAGCGTCGGCTCGGCCGTCGGCACCGGCGGCATGGTCACCAAGGTCGAGGCCGCCCGGATCGCCACCGGCGCTGGCATCCCGGTGGTGCTGACCAGCGCGGACCAGGCCTCGCGGGCCCTCGACGGCGACGTCGTCGGCACGCTCTTCCACGCCACCGGGCGGCGCCGCTCGATCCGCCAGCTGTGGCTGCGCCACGCCGCCGAGGGCAAGGGCACGCTGACCCTCGACGACGGCGCCGTTCGCGCGGTCCGCGAGCGCGGCGCCTCGCTCCTCGCCGCCGGGGTCACCGGGGTGAGCGGACGGTTCCTCGCCGGCGACCCCGTCGACCTGCTCGACCCCTCCGGCCTGCGCGTCGCGCGCGGCCTGGTCAACTTCGACGCCGACGAGGTGCCCAGCCTGCTGGGTCGCTCCAGCGAGGACCTGCGCCGCGACCACGGTGCCGGCTACGACCGGGCGCTCGTGCACCGCGACGACCTGGTCGTGCTGGAGCGCCCGCGCCGCTGA
- a CDS encoding cysteine desulfurase family protein, with amino-acid sequence MPDTVYLDHAATTPMVPAAIEAMSRHLVEVGNPSSLHASGRRARRVVEESRETIARMVGCRPGEVVFTSGGTEADNLAVKGVFWSRRDADPRRVRVLASAVEHHAVLDALHWLESHEGAEVELVPVGSDGVIDLEALRASVERDPDSVALVSVMWANNEVGTLQPVPEVVEICAPHAIPVHTDAVQALGAVPVDFAASGVDALTLTGHKVGGPYGVGALIVRRELSVTPLLHGGGQERDIRSGTIDTPAIAGLAAAVELAVKCQPEHAARLAGLRDRLVAGVRAAVPEAVLTGHPDRRLPGNAHFSFPGCEGDSLLMLLDARGIECSTGSACSAGVPQASHVLLAMGRPDAEARSSLRFSLGHTSTEADVDALIAAIAPCVERARAARL; translated from the coding sequence ATGCCCGACACCGTCTACCTCGACCACGCCGCGACCACTCCGATGGTCCCCGCGGCGATCGAGGCCATGAGCCGCCATCTCGTCGAGGTGGGCAACCCCAGCTCGCTGCACGCCTCCGGGCGTCGCGCCCGCCGGGTGGTCGAGGAGTCCCGCGAGACGATCGCCCGCATGGTGGGCTGCCGCCCCGGCGAGGTCGTCTTCACCTCCGGGGGCACCGAGGCCGACAACCTCGCGGTCAAGGGCGTCTTCTGGTCGCGCCGCGACGCCGACCCGCGCCGGGTGCGCGTGCTGGCCTCGGCCGTCGAGCACCACGCGGTGCTGGACGCGCTGCACTGGCTGGAGTCCCACGAGGGCGCCGAGGTGGAGCTGGTGCCCGTCGGCTCCGACGGCGTCATCGACCTCGAGGCGCTGCGCGCCTCGGTCGAGCGCGACCCGGACTCGGTCGCCCTGGTCTCGGTGATGTGGGCCAACAACGAGGTCGGCACCCTGCAGCCGGTCCCCGAGGTCGTCGAGATCTGCGCCCCGCACGCCATCCCGGTGCACACCGACGCGGTGCAGGCACTGGGCGCGGTGCCGGTCGACTTCGCCGCCAGCGGCGTCGACGCGCTGACCCTCACCGGTCACAAGGTCGGCGGCCCGTACGGCGTCGGTGCGCTCATCGTGCGCCGCGAGCTGTCGGTCACCCCGCTGCTGCACGGCGGCGGCCAGGAGCGCGACATCCGCAGCGGCACCATCGACACCCCGGCCATCGCCGGTCTCGCCGCCGCCGTCGAGCTGGCGGTCAAGTGCCAGCCCGAGCACGCGGCCCGGCTCGCCGGGCTCCGCGACCGGCTCGTCGCCGGTGTGCGCGCGGCCGTGCCGGAGGCCGTGCTGACCGGGCACCCCGACCGGCGGCTGCCCGGCAACGCCCACTTCTCCTTCCCCGGCTGCGAGGGAGACTCGCTGCTGATGCTGCTCGACGCGCGCGGCATCGAGTGCTCGACCGGGTCCGCCTGCTCCGCCGGCGTCCCGCAGGCCTCCCACGTGCTGCTCGCGATGGGGCGCCCGGACGCCGAGGCCCGCAGCTCGCTGCGGTTCTCCCTGGGCCACACCAGCACCGAGGCCGACGTCGACGCCCTGATCGCCGCGATCGCCCCCTGCGTCGAGCGGGCCCGCGCGGCGCGCCTGTGA
- the mnmA gene encoding tRNA 2-thiouridine(34) synthase MnmA, translating into MKVLAAMSGGVDSAVAAARAHEAGHDVTGIHLALSRNPASYRSGARGCCTIEDSNDARRAADVIGIPFYVWDLSERFHADVVEDFMDEYAAGRTPNPCLRCNEKIKFAAVLDRALALGFDAVATGHYAQLRAGADGLIEMHRAVDGGKDQSYVLGVLDQQQLAHSYFPLGDTPKSQVREEAARRGLLVADKPDSHDICFVADGDTAGWLREKLGDRAPNSGGDIVDDATGEVLGHHEGSWGYTIGQRKGLRLGRPAPDGKPRFVLDIEPVSGTVRVGPREGLAVDGLSGIRPRWCGTVPTHLAGDGITVQLRAHGDEHRASVTVSPDGTGVEVELLDPAYGIAPGQAVVIYDHTRVVGSATISSTRRATT; encoded by the coding sequence ATGAAGGTCCTGGCAGCCATGTCCGGCGGCGTCGACTCCGCCGTCGCCGCGGCGCGCGCCCACGAGGCCGGGCACGACGTCACCGGAATCCACCTCGCGCTGTCGCGCAACCCCGCGTCGTACCGCTCGGGCGCGCGGGGCTGCTGCACGATCGAGGACAGCAACGACGCGCGGCGCGCGGCCGACGTCATCGGCATCCCGTTCTATGTCTGGGACCTCTCCGAGCGCTTCCACGCCGACGTGGTCGAGGACTTCATGGACGAGTACGCCGCGGGCCGCACGCCCAACCCGTGCCTGCGCTGCAACGAGAAGATCAAGTTCGCCGCCGTGCTCGACCGCGCCCTGGCGCTGGGCTTCGACGCGGTCGCGACCGGCCACTACGCGCAGCTGCGCGCCGGCGCCGACGGACTGATCGAGATGCACCGGGCGGTGGACGGCGGCAAGGACCAGTCCTACGTGCTCGGCGTGCTCGACCAGCAGCAGCTCGCGCACTCCTACTTCCCGCTCGGGGACACCCCCAAGTCGCAGGTGCGCGAGGAGGCGGCCCGGCGCGGGCTGCTGGTCGCCGACAAGCCCGACAGCCACGACATCTGCTTCGTCGCCGACGGCGACACCGCCGGCTGGCTGCGCGAGAAGCTCGGCGACCGCGCCCCGAACAGCGGCGGCGACATCGTCGACGACGCGACCGGCGAGGTCCTCGGGCACCACGAGGGGTCCTGGGGCTACACGATCGGCCAGCGCAAGGGGCTGCGGCTCGGGCGCCCGGCCCCGGACGGCAAGCCGCGCTTCGTGCTCGACATCGAGCCGGTCTCCGGCACCGTCCGCGTCGGGCCCCGCGAGGGCCTGGCCGTGGACGGCCTCAGCGGCATCCGGCCGCGCTGGTGCGGCACCGTGCCCACCCACCTCGCCGGCGACGGCATCACCGTCCAGCTGCGCGCGCACGGCGACGAGCACCGCGCGAGCGTGACCGTGAGCCCGGACGGCACCGGCGTCGAGGTCGAGCTGCTCGACCCGGCGTACGGCATCGCGCCGGGGCAGGCGGTCGTCATCTACGACCACACCCGGGTGGTCGGGTCGGCCACCATCTCCAGCACCCGACGGGCCACCACATGA
- a CDS encoding uroporphyrinogen decarboxylase/cobalamine-independent methonine synthase family protein, with translation MTTATAIGSLPGTEQRDFDEAVRLVLGELPDLPHLPELPGRGATASMTGRALAVVAELGVDLQPAGWRLTGGGSGIDHRRARSLLGQDLDTLEEQAQGFTGTFKVQVAGPWTLAATVEKPRGDKVLADHGARADLAQALAEGLRAHLRDVRRRLPGLQRLVVQVDEPALPAVLGGKVPTASGFGRHRTVDLPEASAHLEWVLAAVVAEDAVPWVHSCAPGTPLDLLRGAGARGLAVDHSQLSAADHDHLAEALEAGEEVVLGVVPSTGETASGPSDARLTEATLRWLDMLGLDPGTVGDRLLISPACGLAGASPTWARQALTLARTTAANL, from the coding sequence ATGACCACCGCCACCGCCATCGGCTCCCTGCCCGGCACCGAGCAGCGCGACTTCGACGAGGCGGTGCGGCTCGTGCTCGGGGAGCTCCCCGACCTGCCGCACCTGCCCGAGCTGCCCGGCCGCGGCGCGACCGCCTCGATGACCGGCCGCGCGCTCGCCGTGGTCGCCGAGCTCGGGGTGGACCTGCAGCCCGCCGGCTGGCGGCTCACGGGCGGCGGCTCGGGCATCGACCACCGCCGCGCCCGCAGCCTGCTCGGCCAGGACCTCGACACCCTCGAGGAGCAGGCCCAGGGGTTCACCGGCACCTTCAAGGTGCAGGTCGCCGGGCCGTGGACGCTGGCCGCGACCGTGGAGAAGCCGCGCGGTGACAAGGTCCTCGCCGACCACGGCGCCCGTGCCGACCTGGCCCAGGCGCTCGCCGAGGGGCTGCGCGCGCACCTGCGCGACGTACGCCGCCGGCTGCCGGGCCTGCAGCGCCTGGTCGTGCAGGTCGACGAGCCGGCGCTGCCGGCGGTGCTGGGCGGCAAGGTCCCGACCGCGTCGGGGTTCGGGCGACACCGCACCGTCGACCTCCCGGAGGCCTCCGCCCACCTGGAGTGGGTGCTTGCGGCCGTCGTCGCCGAGGACGCCGTCCCGTGGGTGCACTCCTGCGCCCCCGGGACCCCGCTCGACCTGCTGCGCGGCGCCGGTGCCCGGGGCCTGGCCGTCGACCACTCCCAGCTCTCGGCCGCCGACCACGACCACCTCGCCGAGGCCCTCGAGGCCGGCGAGGAGGTGGTGCTCGGGGTGGTGCCGAGCACGGGCGAGACCGCGTCCGGTCCCAGCGACGCGCGCCTCACCGAGGCCACCCTGCGCTGGCTGGACATGCTCGGTCTCGACCCGGGCACGGTCGGCGACCGGCTGCTGATCAGCCCCGCCTGCGGGCTGGCCGGGGCCTCGCCGACGTGGGCGCGTCAGGCGCTGACGCTCGCGCGCACCACCGCCGCCAACCTCTGA
- a CDS encoding HNH endonuclease signature motif containing protein, translating to MAEFAPMELCAALDISTDSARGLMADALELAHRLKRTWRLVQAGKVPLWKARRLAQLTHKLSLDGATYVDRQLAAVAGKVGLVTLARLVDEAQAMFDPNAAEKARLAAAESRRFNVHTEGANHDGTIHVEGDLDLADALDLEAAIAQRAEELRQLGSIESLDVRRSIAAGDIARRCLGLDQAIEDGSASGTTSVVKPRRVVIHVHLSAAAISRDEAGVAHVDETRSVISTDQVRDWCGNPDTEVVIKPIIDLDDHHHTDAYAIPDRMAEQLHLTQPSCAFPWCDRPSRRCDTDHVTAHDKSGSDGKAGPTCSCNLAPLCRRHHRAKTHTAWTYDKTDTATYLWRSPHGLHLAKHRGETRLVTAHPPGVTGSPRRR from the coding sequence GTGGCGGAGTTCGCCCCGATGGAGCTCTGCGCCGCACTCGACATCTCCACCGACTCCGCCCGGGGCCTGATGGCCGACGCCCTCGAGCTGGCCCACCGGTTGAAGCGGACCTGGCGGCTGGTGCAGGCCGGCAAGGTCCCGCTGTGGAAGGCCCGCCGCCTGGCCCAGCTCACCCACAAGCTCTCCCTCGACGGCGCCACCTACGTCGACCGTCAGCTGGCCGCGGTCGCCGGCAAGGTCGGGCTGGTCACCCTCGCCCGGCTCGTCGACGAGGCTCAGGCGATGTTCGACCCCAACGCCGCGGAGAAGGCACGGTTGGCTGCGGCCGAGTCGCGGCGGTTCAACGTGCACACGGAAGGTGCGAACCACGACGGCACCATCCATGTCGAGGGCGACCTCGACCTGGCCGACGCGCTCGACCTCGAGGCTGCGATCGCGCAGCGCGCCGAGGAGCTGCGTCAGCTCGGGTCCATCGAGTCCCTCGACGTGCGGCGCTCCATCGCCGCCGGCGACATCGCCCGCCGCTGCCTCGGCCTCGACCAGGCCATCGAGGACGGCAGTGCGTCCGGGACCACGTCTGTCGTGAAGCCCCGGCGGGTCGTCATCCATGTCCACCTCTCCGCGGCCGCGATCTCCCGCGACGAGGCCGGGGTCGCCCACGTGGACGAGACCAGGTCCGTCATCTCGACCGACCAGGTCCGCGACTGGTGCGGCAACCCCGACACCGAGGTCGTGATCAAGCCGATCATCGACCTCGACGATCACCACCACACCGACGCCTACGCCATCCCCGACCGGATGGCAGAACAACTCCACCTCACCCAGCCGAGCTGCGCCTTCCCCTGGTGCGACCGGCCCTCCCGACGCTGCGACACCGACCACGTCACCGCCCACGACAAGAGCGGATCCGACGGGAAGGCCGGCCCGACCTGCAGCTGCAACCTCGCCCCACTCTGTCGCCGACACCATCGGGCGAAAACACACACCGCGTGGACCTACGACAAGACCGACACCGCGACGTACCTCTGGCGATCACCCCACGGGCTCCACCTCGCGAAGCACCGCGGCGAGACCCGACTGGTCACCGCCCACCCGCCCGGGGTGACGGGCTCACCGCGCCGACGGTGA
- a CDS encoding MFS transporter, whose translation MTDTRSTAPAADQPEGGTPGASASEASGLSPNLGRALVLISVAQLMLVLDGTITNIALPSISRDLGMTAAGLTWVVTIYALTFGGLLLLGGRLGDLLGRRRTFTIGLGTFALASLLGGCATEGWMLLGARALQGAGAALASPAALSLITTNFPAGPARNKAMGVFAGMSGIGAAVGLLLGGFLTGIDSIFGFEVTGWRLTLWINAPIGLVAALLAPRWLSESERNRNRLDVPGALTATLGLLGLVYGLSRAGEADHGWGDPWTIAALAAGIALLVTFVVLERRVTHPLLPLRIVLDRTRGTSFVAMFFASGAMFAMFYFNGQFVQRILGYEPLHTGVAFLPFSVGVMVGAVISSKLVVRYGVRYITGTGTLMASAALYGFSRYDVDDSTAAVLRSLAPGADPLGADVSYWTAIFPFLLLMGVGMGMTFVPMTLTAVHAVRREDAGVGSGVLNTVQQVAGALGLAVLGTVSLHFVNRTTDQVEGPLRDGLSAAGVDPDASVPGGSLSNLDAALYTATYTDGATHALQVAALLMLLASLIIWTFLRISPEDLGGRTVPEDSGVPEVPKVKGADA comes from the coding sequence GTGACCGACACCCGTTCCACCGCACCCGCCGCCGACCAGCCGGAGGGCGGCACCCCCGGGGCCTCCGCCTCCGAGGCCTCCGGTCTCTCGCCCAACCTCGGCCGGGCGCTCGTGCTGATCTCGGTGGCCCAGCTGATGCTGGTCCTCGACGGCACCATCACCAACATCGCGCTGCCGAGCATCTCGCGCGACCTCGGGATGACCGCCGCGGGGCTGACCTGGGTCGTGACGATCTACGCCCTCACGTTCGGCGGGCTGCTGCTGCTCGGCGGGCGGCTCGGTGACCTGCTCGGCCGGCGGCGCACGTTCACGATCGGCCTGGGCACCTTCGCGCTCGCCTCGCTGCTCGGCGGCTGCGCCACCGAGGGCTGGATGCTGCTCGGCGCCCGGGCGCTCCAGGGCGCCGGCGCGGCGCTCGCCTCCCCCGCGGCGCTGTCGCTGATCACCACCAACTTCCCCGCCGGCCCGGCTCGCAACAAGGCCATGGGCGTCTTCGCGGGCATGTCCGGCATCGGCGCCGCGGTCGGGCTGCTCCTGGGCGGGTTCCTCACCGGCATCGACAGCATCTTCGGCTTCGAGGTCACCGGCTGGCGGCTCACGCTGTGGATCAACGCCCCGATCGGCCTCGTCGCCGCCCTGCTCGCGCCGCGCTGGCTCAGCGAGTCCGAGCGCAACCGCAACCGCCTCGACGTGCCCGGCGCGCTCACCGCGACCCTGGGTCTGCTCGGCCTGGTCTACGGCCTCTCCCGCGCCGGCGAGGCCGACCACGGCTGGGGCGACCCGTGGACCATCGCCGCCCTCGCGGCCGGCATCGCGCTGCTGGTGACGTTCGTCGTCCTCGAGCGCAGGGTGACTCACCCGCTGCTGCCCCTGCGCATCGTGCTGGACCGCACCCGCGGCACCAGCTTCGTCGCGATGTTCTTCGCCTCCGGGGCGATGTTCGCGATGTTCTACTTCAACGGCCAGTTCGTGCAGCGCATCCTCGGCTACGAGCCGCTGCACACCGGCGTCGCGTTCCTGCCCTTCTCGGTCGGCGTGATGGTCGGCGCGGTCATCTCCTCCAAGCTGGTCGTGCGGTACGGCGTCCGCTACATCACCGGCACCGGCACCCTGATGGCCTCCGCCGCCCTCTACGGGTTCTCCCGCTACGACGTCGACGACTCGACCGCGGCCGTCCTGCGCAGCCTGGCGCCGGGCGCCGACCCGCTGGGCGCCGACGTGTCCTACTGGACCGCGATCTTCCCGTTCCTGCTCCTGATGGGCGTCGGCATGGGCATGACCTTCGTGCCGATGACCCTCACCGCCGTCCACGCCGTACGCCGCGAGGACGCCGGGGTCGGCTCGGGCGTGCTCAACACCGTGCAGCAGGTCGCCGGCGCGCTGGGCCTCGCGGTCCTCGGCACGGTGTCGCTGCACTTCGTCAACCGCACCACCGACCAGGTCGAGGGTCCGCTGCGCGACGGACTGAGCGCGGCCGGCGTCGACCCGGACGCCTCCGTGCCCGGCGGCAGCCTGAGCAACCTGGACGCGGCGCTCTACACCGCGACGTACACCGACGGCGCGACGCACGCGCTCCAGGTCGCCGCGCTGCTGATGCTCCTCGCCTCGCTGATCATCTGGACCTTCCTGCGGATCAGCCCCGAGGACCTCGGCGGGCGGACCGTGCCGGAGGACTCGGGGGTCCCGGAGGTGCCGAAGGTCAAGGGCGCGGACGCCTGA
- a CDS encoding MFS transporter gives MSDAATSTEPTGTGNARRLRWALVLISVAQLMVVLDGTIVNIALPFIQTDLGISEANLTWVVTGYALAFGSLLLLGGRLGDLYGRRRIFMVGLIVFGVASLLGGLATNEGLLLAARALQGLGAALASPAALALITTTFPAGPQRNRAFAVYAAMSGAGAAVGLLLGGWLTGLDSVLGFDVEGWRLTLLINTPIGLGAAFLAPRFLAESESHKGELDLAGAVLGTLGLLGVVYGVSRAGEPDHGWTDPVTMASLGAGVLLLAVFLLVELRVAHPLLPARVFMDRTRAASFAAMFLAPAAMFAMFFYLTRYVQVVMDYSPIRAGVAFLPFCVGIVVAAGLASNLVNRVDPRYVAGVGTLMAAAGLFGFSRIPYDTTYPVSDVQATYATDLLPFILLMSLGMGATFVPLTLTAVHRLRPEETGIGSGVLNTMQQVGGALGLSVLATLASGVFTERGAELASAAERAMAGGGPRPSEAELAAMQEISANQVFAEGATHAFLVGAAMMLLASIVTFTLLRVRHEELATEDAPIAAP, from the coding sequence ATGTCTGACGCCGCCACGAGCACGGAGCCCACCGGCACCGGCAACGCCCGCCGCCTGCGATGGGCGCTGGTGCTGATCTCCGTCGCGCAGCTGATGGTCGTCCTCGACGGCACGATCGTGAACATCGCGCTGCCGTTCATCCAGACCGACCTGGGGATCTCCGAGGCCAACCTGACCTGGGTGGTCACCGGCTACGCGCTCGCCTTCGGCAGCCTGCTGCTGCTGGGCGGGCGGCTCGGCGACCTCTACGGGCGCCGCCGGATCTTCATGGTCGGCCTGATCGTCTTCGGCGTGGCCTCCCTGCTCGGCGGCCTGGCCACCAACGAGGGACTGCTGCTCGCCGCCCGCGCGCTGCAGGGGCTCGGCGCCGCGCTCGCCTCCCCCGCCGCGCTCGCCCTGATCACCACGACGTTCCCGGCGGGCCCGCAGCGCAACCGCGCGTTCGCGGTGTACGCCGCCATGTCCGGCGCCGGCGCCGCCGTCGGACTGCTGCTCGGCGGCTGGCTGACCGGGCTCGACAGCGTGCTGGGGTTCGACGTCGAGGGCTGGCGCCTCACCCTGCTCATCAACACCCCGATCGGCCTGGGCGCGGCGTTCCTGGCCCCGCGCTTCCTGGCCGAGTCCGAGAGCCACAAAGGCGAGCTCGACCTCGCCGGCGCGGTGCTCGGGACCCTCGGCCTGCTCGGCGTCGTGTACGGCGTGAGCCGGGCCGGCGAGCCCGACCACGGCTGGACCGACCCCGTGACGATGGCCAGCCTGGGCGCCGGCGTGCTCCTGCTCGCCGTGTTCCTCCTCGTCGAGCTTCGGGTCGCGCACCCGCTGCTGCCGGCCCGGGTGTTCATGGACCGCACCCGCGCGGCGAGCTTCGCCGCGATGTTCCTGGCGCCGGCCGCCATGTTCGCGATGTTCTTCTACCTCACGCGATACGTGCAGGTCGTCATGGACTACTCCCCGATCCGCGCCGGCGTCGCGTTCCTGCCGTTCTGCGTCGGGATCGTGGTCGCCGCCGGGCTCGCCTCGAACCTCGTCAACCGGGTCGACCCGCGCTACGTCGCCGGCGTCGGCACCCTGATGGCCGCCGCCGGGCTCTTCGGGTTCTCCCGGATCCCCTACGACACGACGTACCCGGTCAGCGACGTGCAGGCGACGTACGCCACCGACCTGCTGCCGTTCATCCTGCTGATGTCGCTGGGCATGGGCGCGACGTTCGTGCCGCTGACCCTGACCGCCGTGCACCGGCTGCGCCCCGAGGAGACCGGCATCGGCTCGGGGGTGCTCAACACGATGCAGCAGGTGGGCGGGGCGCTCGGCCTCTCGGTGCTCGCGACCCTGGCAAGCGGCGTGTTCACCGAGCGCGGTGCCGAGCTGGCGAGCGCCGCGGAGCGGGCCATGGCGGGCGGCGGCCCGCGCCCGAGCGAGGCCGAGCTCGCCGCGATGCAGGAGATCAGCGCGAACCAGGTGTTCGCCGAGGGCGCCACCCACGCCTTCCTCGTCGGCGCCGCGATGATGCTCCTCGCCTCCATCGTGACCTTCACCCTCCTGCGGGTGCGCCACGAGGAGCTCGCCACCGAGGACGCCCCCATCGCCGCGCCGTGA